In the Bartonella apihabitans genome, AGAAAAACAAGGTGCTTGGCAGTGATTCTTGGTATTGGCAATGATATGATTGATATTCGCAGGGTTGAAAAAACTCTTGCGCGTCATGGCAGCCGTTTTACCGAACGGATTTTTACTTCTGTCGAAAGAATAAAATCGGAGGGAAGGAAAAATCGCGTTGCCTCATATGCCAAGCGGTTTGCAGCAAAAGAAGCTTGTGCAAAAGCGCTAGGCACCGGCATTTCTCGCGGCGTGTGGTGGAAAGATATGGGGGTTGTCAACCTGCCAAGCGGAAAACCCACAATGGAGCTTACCAATAATGCAAAAAGATTTCTTGAAAAAATGACACCCGAAGGGCACAAAGCGATTATTCATTTGACAATTACGGACGATTTTCCTTGGGCTCAGGCTTTTGTAATCATCGAGGCGGTTTCTTTTGAAGAGATTGCTTGAAGTAAGATATAAATAGAATTCATATTGAGTAGAGCAATCTTTATTATAAGGGCGAAACAGAAATGAACGAAATGGAAAACACTCTTTCCCCCAAGACACAAAAGAGTGGAGGAGTTGGCGAACTT is a window encoding:
- the acpS gene encoding holo-ACP synthase; this encodes MILGIGNDMIDIRRVEKTLARHGSRFTERIFTSVERIKSEGRKNRVASYAKRFAAKEACAKALGTGISRGVWWKDMGVVNLPSGKPTMELTNNAKRFLEKMTPEGHKAIIHLTITDDFPWAQAFVIIEAVSFEEIA